TAAAGATTTATGAGTCTTCTATCCAATGTCACCAACCATTCGTCATTcgtatatccaacatataaacatatgtaccaagtgtaatctaggatcattttgatttatataaggaAAATACGTGCCAAGGGTACTTTGACGATGAAAAGTCCGGAGTAATAATTTGTGGCTGGTTTACCATAGATACGCCAACCTGGTCAGTTGGTCCGCGACCAAGTCCGTGTCACGGGGATGAAGCGGACCTCACTATCTACTTGAGCAAAATTTCATCGTTCAATTTCGAGACACAAAGCTAATGTGAAGTCGAACAAAAGATTTATcgatttttactttttaaaggtATTTTTATCCTAAAAATCATTGGGGAGCTATATAAATGGACCTAAACGTGtgggaaattaattttttcataattaaaccctctcattcactTCTAAATTTCTACGCTaaagaacttcaagaaactcCAAAGTTAGGGTAATAGTTCTATCTTGAAAATTAAGTCTAATGGTTTCATAATGACTTTTTAATAgctttttaatcattttttgatgaattcttgaaaaagattattttatgaACCCTAGAATCATGAACTATGATTTTCCcctatataaattttatgatGCTATCATATGTTTACTTGactaaaatattatgatatgatatatgtttCTCTTGAATGTAAAACTATGATATATGAATTTTAGTCGCATGACATGATGATATAAATGAAGTTTATGAAATATGGTCCTTAAATGTTATGAATATGAGCTTTCTAGGATTAACTGGGCTTAGCTTAGATAAATACTCTTTAAACTCATTCAATATCTTTCTTGCCTTATCCTGCTAACAACCTATGAATGTGGGCTAACCCATGATTACATGAGCTTAATGGAGTTAAATATTTATCCGATAGGGCATAAATCTAAATGGTAAACACCTGAAATTATGTTTATCGATGTAGGTCAAGAATCATACCATTGATTCGGGCGACTCCTTTTATGTACCTAATAAGGGAAAGTTATGGATCCATATGATATGAACACATAGTCTCATACCTAGCAAGGTATGTGATTACTTAACTGATAAAACAAAGATTAGACTGCATGCGTTCATATGGTGGTTTATGTCATTTACACTATTAGATGCTCATAATGAActaaaaaatgatgaaagaagtaTCCTTATGGTAATTTAAAGGACTTCATCTCTTAACCTTCATATATTACTATTATGACTATGCTAGTTGTTTCTATTAATCttatatgtatattatggtTCATCCCATCCTTTTACATATACTACTATTTCATATGTACTTACGTCCCTTTTGTCAGGGCAATGCATCTTTTTACTGATGCAAGAATTGGTATACATACTCGTTATCAGGCCACTCTCTAAGTTTCATATCTTCTGCTATTAATGAGCCCCTCTCTATTTTCATGGGACTTAGTCTACATCTTTTCCATACTTTATGTTTATATAGTTATGGTATATTCGGGGTCTTGTTCTGGTAGATAGTACTCAATtatgtttagaggcttcatagatagtcagctGATTATGTAGTGTCATTTGACGGCTATTTAAATTCCACGACTCATATTTTATGCAAAGTACTTTATTTTACAAAACTTAACTCTACCAATATTTTTAAACTGTACTTCCGCCCATGTCTAGATGTATGTTCATACCCAATGTCATGTTATAGATACGCTTGAGCCAACAATGACAGAGTGTCGGTCACTCTTAAGAGTGTGACAGTAAACACCTATATTTCATTGTAACATATCAAGGGTGGAGGGATACTATGGTGAGTGTGGTATATCGTCAGACATATCATCATGTTTGGACTCAGACATGATAGTAATTTTTCAGGGGGAAATTTTTTTGTGGTGCAACAAAGAGTTATAGCAGCATATCAAAATATTACTATAATTGCCTATTCCAACATAAATGACAAGCAGTTTATCGAAATAATTGTCGTTGTAGATAACAATAGAATTAGTAAAAAGGGGTTAAAGACAAGTAAAGCAAGATCAATCAAAATCCTTTTGGTTCAACCAATAAATAAAGATCGAATACAAGAATGTAAattacaaaagaagaaaagacaCTGAATGCCCTATTTCATCATAACCCTAAAATGAAACTTCTCATCTTCTAGGAGAAAGGTAATCCATGTCGGTCTCTTCTTTGAGAAGGCTCTTTTATTAGCCAAAGCTTATGCTACActgtgaaaatattttagtagcaCGTGATTGAGCTCCGACATTAAGCTCGAGGGATGATTAGGGTAGACCAATGCTAGACTCGACAATGATCATTGACTTACCCTAGGATCATTATAAGGGTGCTAcaattgaaaaatgtttttttcccGAGGATTTTGATTGTATTGCGGCAATACCGACTCAATTCATGATGAGGATTGCTACTTCATGATTCTCCCGCGGATCAAGGTAAGAAAATCCAACGTCTCTCCGATTTTGATTCAGCCACGTATCATAATTTGATTCGTCCCTTTACCAAGCACGAATTTTACCCCTTACAAGTATCTAATAAGCAATTATACAAATGATCTCCTTTGACGGCTCAAGCTAATTAGTGgccaaaagccaaaaataaGTTGGAGgcctaaattttaattatttttttatatctgaGATTCaagttatttctttcttttaataaaaaaaagttttattttttttatgatcttaaactatatatatatatcaaaatattttttaatcttgtggtcttaaacatatcatgtgaaagttaaatttaaaaattgatccataaaaaagaaacattctttaatgtttcgaaacaaattaaaacattctttattttttttttttaaaaaaaaaatgcttaagataattttattattactaaaaaaattaagccCTTCGATTTTGGGGGTCTAAGGCATATGCCTAATTTTTAAAGGGCATTGAGCCATCCGTGCCTTAATATAAGTATTGTATTGAAACTTAAACTCTATTAGCAATCCATCAAAGTATAGTAGTAATTCCAATCCTCCAAGGGTAAAAGTACAAACAAAAAATGGTAGTAGTCTAAGATTTACCCACAAGGTAACAAAAGAAGGGTGACGTGCAAAAAGCAACTAGCGTAGTTTGAGGGTACACAGCAATGATGGATATGCAATGTGTGGTGTCAGTATATATATAAGCAAAGGCCATCCAAACCTCTAGCtttgcctttttcttcttcaaagacACCTCCTCATCTTTCCTTCGGTTCCACcctttagatatatatatataaatttctcaGAAAAAATGAACTAATCTCTCTCTCTTGAAAATTGAATTTCTTTCAAGAAACAATATCCCATCAAATCACCTATTTTTTCTGCTTATATTGTTatccaaaaaagtaaaaataaaagtgaaaaaaataaaagcttGATCAGTCTTTTTGATCTGATACCCACTTGGTTACTCATCTTGTTTGATCAAAATTGTATAGATTTCTTGAAAAAATTCATATGGGTTTTGAGGAATCTTTGGGGCTCTTTCTcatgtaataattttatgttttttcttgattttgatgtttTCTTGGATCTTTGATGATCAAAATGTACAGACTTTAAGAGTTACCCATCAAAATTCTCACttgtgttttgattttgatgatgaatTGAACTTGTAGATAGGATCATCTGATGATCTTTAGACCTTTAGCATAATAAAGATTGAAACTTTTTTATGTCAGATTGATTGATCATCAATTTTGTTTTGTGGGGTGGGGTGAAATAGGAATATCCTTTGTTGAAAAATTGGTATTTTGGTATCCTTGACGTTACAGTTATCTTTGGCTTTCTGTATCTGTAACCCTTGAGTTGGGTTTTCTTGTAGAATCTGTCTTTGTTGCTTGTTGCTGTAAATTACTgtttttcttcactttttttaTGGTTTTGAATGCAAGTCCTCTATGTTGGACCAATCTGTTGAGTGATGATGATTTTCTATTGTTTGTAGGTCTGAGGCTTGAAATTTTTATGATCAGCTTCTACTTTTAAGGTAAAACTTCAAGATTCTTGAATTGGTACTTGTTAAAAATGGAAACTTTTTGGTGGGATGATTATTGGAATGTGCTCAGAGTTGTAATTTTTGGTTTTTCTATGTATGTGCATTTTTGGGCTTTTTATAGTGATTTAGAAATCCTCCCATTGCTTAATTTGGGCACTGCAGAATCTAGCAGTGCCCATGGACGCTTCGACGAGTGGAACCTCGAGTGTTCAATACCATAACATTGCTGAACAACCTATTGCTGCTACTATTGTAAACTCAACATTTCAAAGACAAGTGAGGCACTGTTTTGGGAATGCGACTCCTGGCGAATTCCCATTGTCAGCTAACCCGTCTATCGTTCTTCATGTGCTTACTGGATGTAATTTGGATCCACAGGACCTTGCAACTCTAGAGGCAAGTGATTATTTACTTGGTGTTGTATATAATATGTCATTAATTTGGCTTAGAATTGATGGTGCTGCTCATTTCCTTTATAATGTGTTTTGCAGGCTACTTGCTCATTCTTTCGGCAGCCTGCAAACTTTGCACCCGATAATGAGCTCTCCTTAGCGGAGTTGGCAGCTCTTGATATGTGCCGAAAAAGAGCTATATTTAAGCCAATGACTCAGGAGCAATGTCATGATCTGAAACTAAAATGTGGGGGCTCCTGGAAGCTTGTTCTAAGATTCCTGCTAGCTGGGGAAGCATGTTCCAGGCGGGAAAAATCACACGCAGTAGCTGGCCCTGGTCATAGTATTGCTGTGAGTTCAAAAGGAGTTGCGTACTCATTCGGGTCTAACAGCTCAGGGCAGCTTGGAAATGGAACCACAGAAGAGGAATGGCGGCCTCACCCGATTAGGTTCctaattttctatatatatatacctcaaGTTGTATGGCTAAGTGAATTGAGAAACGCAGGGAGTTTGATAGAGCTTTCTATTTTCCAGATCACTTCAAGGCATTCGTGTTATTCAGGCAGCTGTAGGGGCTGGCAGGACTATGCTGATCAGTGACACTGGGAAGGTGTATGCATTTGGCAAAGAATCGTTTGGCGAAGCTGAGTATGGTATCCAAGGAAGTAAAGTAGTGACAACTCCTCAGCTGGTTGAATCTTTAAAAGACATCTTTGTTGTACAAGCTGCAATTGGGAATTTCTTCACTGCCGTATTATCAAGAGAAGGAAGGGTTTATACATTCTCTTGGGGAAATGAAACTAAACTTGGTCATCAAACTGAGCAAGCTGATCTGGAACCCCGTCCATTATTAGGCGCATTAGAGAATATTCCAGTGGTGCAAATTGCAGCAGGATATTGCTACCTTCTTGCTCTGGCTTGTCAACCTAGTGGCATGTAAGTCACCTTTTAGAAAGTGTGTTTCATTGTCTTGAGGCTAAGTGACTTTCTATACCAAATTACGCTGATATACGCATGTTGATCACTCAATGTGCAACCCTAGCGAGCGATTATTTCAAATACTCTTACAAGAATCTGAATGTTTTCTCCTTAAGTATCATATTATGAGTACCATATCAATAAATGATCTCTTTGACATGTTCTTTTGGCCAACGTCAGGTCTGTGTATTCTGTTGGTTGTGGATTGGGTGGAAAGCTTGGTCATGGAACACGAACTGATGAAAAAGTCCCGAGGTTAATTGAACAATTTCAGACTTTGAATATTCAGCCTGCAGTTGTTGCAGCTGGGGCTTGGCATGCTGCTGTTGTTGGGAAAGATGGAAGGGTCTGTACATGGGGTTGGGGCCGTTATGGGTGCTTGGGTCACGGTAATGAAGATTGTGAATCAGCTCCTAAGGTAGTGGAAGCACTAAGCAACGTAAAAGCTGTTTATGTTGCTACAGGGGACTATACAACCTTTGTGGTTTCTGATGACGGAAATGTTTATTCATTTGGTTGTGGAGAATCATCTAGTCTAGGACATAATACTGCTGCTGCTGAAGCACAGGTTTGCCCTTGTCATAATATTGTTTTTTCGTCCACAATGAGATGCGGGATATAGTTTTAGAAGTCTATTTGCCTTGCTTACTCGTTGTTTTCATCTGTTCTGGGAATTCATTtacctttttctcttttaaaagtTTCCCCTTTTTTACTAATGCAGGGTAACAGGCACTCAAATGTTCTATTCCCCGAGGTTGTAACATCATTGAAGCAGCTGAATGAAAGAGTGGTGCAAATAAGTCTCACTAATTCAATATACTGGAATGCCCACACATTTGCATTGACAGAATCTGGTAAGCTATATGCATTTGGCGCGGGCGATAAGGGACAGCTAGGTGTGGAGCTCAGTGCCAACCAAACCGAAAGGGCAATCCCAGAGCGGATTGACATTGATCTCAGTTAAACATAGATTATTCCTGCTCTTTCACATATTTATGCATTGCTAGTTTTATCGTTCTCATTAACCTCATCGTGCATTATATCTGCTGTTTAATTTCCATCTGTAAATAGAAAACAAACGATTGTGAAGAAGCATAGGTTTTTAGGATCTGCACAAGTTTAACCTCCTAAGAATTTGTTGGCTCTTGGCCACAAGCAAGTAAATAGTTGATACAATTCGTTAAGGttgatttttcatttatttgctCTGCTCATTTTAACCTGTCAATTCTATGTTCTGCTAGATTGACAAAACATACATGTAACTCATTCTGAACTCATTGACTTTAGATCCCAAGTTCGCCTCCATTACACACTATAATCACTAGGATTATGCTATAGATGTGTCGACATTGGCTTCGACGATTGAGAGGGTTGGGTTTGGAATGCTAGTGGAAATTTGTGAATTTATTTATTGGTTTAGTAAGAAGGGGATATAACCATTTGAACTTTCTATGCCCCTTTGCTTTTTCTAATTGTTCTCCTCttgtttgatttttgtttttttttttgcatttttgacGTGGCTAGATCTCTAAGGGATCGTTTGGTACAAGGGATGGGATAAATAAGGATATCTCTCCTATGAGAATCGCATGATGAGACTATTTTACCCCCACCTTATTATGGAATAGTAATATCACCATTTTAGTACCTATGGTGGGATAAAATAGTCCTAGAATTAGCTAATATCTCACATCAAACatggaaaaaattaattacaaaatgTATTCTTATCTTACGTATCAAACAATCCATTCATATTATATTATGCCCTTGGAGGTGAATTCATGATTTTAAATTGAGGGATTCGACCATTAACATCCGTAACACTAAATTATTGGTTATACTTTAACAATTAtgagtttatattaaattaatgtttgttgataattttatgagttttttttatacaaaaaattatgtTCTGCTTTGAAAGCGTTGGATCTACCCTTTATGCATGATGAACTTTAAAGTGGTAAATAAACGGTTTGACTATAgattttaaagtgtgaaatttgagttttttaagTAGTgattgtcacgatccagaccgtcCTGATTGGCATCCACACTAACCATTCGGTGGGAAAATcactactacaactcaaactAAGCAACTAAAACAATACTAAGACaattaagttacggaagcaagttaattaactaaacaaatgcggaatAAACAatctagaacttgaaagtcaatgtgccaaaacatctaaacaaattatccaagtctaaacaagaagggatacatccccaaactaatgaactaatcaaccaACTAGAACAAATATTTAAGTTCGGAAAtgatggacatagacgaaagagaatcccATGGCAGCTcagaagaattggctcacccttgaa
The DNA window shown above is from Solanum stenotomum isolate F172 chromosome 6, ASM1918654v1, whole genome shotgun sequence and carries:
- the LOC125866738 gene encoding ultraviolet-B receptor UVR8 produces the protein MDASTSGTSSVQYHNIAEQPIAATIVNSTFQRQVRHCFGNATPGEFPLSANPSIVLHVLTGCNLDPQDLATLEATCSFFRQPANFAPDNELSLAELAALDMCRKRAIFKPMTQEQCHDLKLKCGGSWKLVLRFLLAGEACSRREKSHAVAGPGHSIAVSSKGVAYSFGSNSSGQLGNGTTEEEWRPHPIRSLQGIRVIQAAVGAGRTMLISDTGKVYAFGKESFGEAEYGIQGSKVVTTPQLVESLKDIFVVQAAIGNFFTAVLSREGRVYTFSWGNETKLGHQTEQADLEPRPLLGALENIPVVQIAAGYCYLLALACQPSGMSVYSVGCGLGGKLGHGTRTDEKVPRLIEQFQTLNIQPAVVAAGAWHAAVVGKDGRVCTWGWGRYGCLGHGNEDCESAPKVVEALSNVKAVYVATGDYTTFVVSDDGNVYSFGCGESSSLGHNTAAAEAQGNRHSNVLFPEVVTSLKQLNERVVQISLTNSIYWNAHTFALTESGKLYAFGAGDKGQLGVELSANQTERAIPERIDIDLS